One Xiphophorus maculatus strain JP 163 A chromosome 15, X_maculatus-5.0-male, whole genome shotgun sequence genomic window, CATGGcagaaaatactttgttttaggTTGAACACATTACTAACTCTAGAATGAAACCAAGTATTTATATTGTTGGCTGTTATtgttataatatataatattgttttatctgtcctttaaaatgtttcactattattaaatataatacCAGTTGGTAATTAAATAATGTACATTTTCTGTACATTAACTTTTGGTAAAATGAATCTATTTTTAACAGTATGCCTAGTGAAATCATATTATGTATATTGActaaacaatacattttgaaataaactaagtagctgaaaaatacacaaaatgctaattatttttACCTTTCTGACAGAGTCAGGAAGCTCCCAGCCTCCTGCTGGACACCACTTTAACTGCCAGATGAAGCCTTTGTCCTGAGCCAAACCGTAAACCAGGGAGGGCTGAGAGTCTGGTCTGCACAGGATTTACACAAAGAATAATCAATCAGTCTATATTTACAGAGGACTTTTAATGAACGGTAAGACTGAAAAAGGAAATAGATTTGAGTTCAGTCtggatgtatatattttatatctaCCTCTTGTTGTACTCCAGTTTGCCACAGTCCCACAGCTGGACCAGTCCGGGTTCTGAGTAGGTCTGGTTCACATAGTGCAGGTCGTCCATCCCTCGATGGCAAGCCAGAGCGATGTACTGGGAGGCCGGAGCGCCGTCCGGGGTGGGACACCACTCCAGCGCCCAGACGGGTCCAccagcaaacagaaacatgtcCCAGCGGCACGGGTGAGCTGCCATCGCCTCAAACCTGACAGGTTCAACAACAAGTTAGCTTAACTCAACATTCACTCAACCTTTCATCTCTTAAACCAGTGAATAAACGGAAAGGCTCATCAGTCTCACCTGCTGAGTCTTAGCAGAGGAGATTCTTCCTGGTTTAGATTGTCTCTGGACACTTTGAAGGCAGCCGACTCCAGTTCTTGAGGAAGGTATTTTTCCAATTCACTGAAAAATCAATGAATTAGATTGAGCGAAGGCTAATGCTGTATGACACAGTTTAATAACTGTCCTGACATGCTAACAGTTTAAAATCCAGGCAGAAGAGACAATTTCCACATTAACATGGTCTGGATCACATCGTCAGCTGTTGACAAGAACTGCTAATCTAcatcctttgcttttgctgcttcttttcaaaaataataaataaatgataaattaattattattaatttaaagaattgaatagaacaaaaatatcctttattgtcccacaatgGGGAAATTTCTGTGCAGAAGTAGCAAAGTGACATacaataacagcaaataaataaataacaatattgTACAATATGGGAAAAATTTCAGCATAAACActgcataattttaaaaaaatactccagTCCAGAATAATCTGCAAATCAGTTGGTTGATTAAACCATCTACAAATTGTGTGTCTATTTgacaatttaattaattaattattttcagaccctgcaattaacttgattaaaacttttaattaagtTCCACcactagttttttttattattgcaagtaaataattcagctaaaaaagcaaacagatgaaaataatcTACTTTTCTGGTACAGGCTCCCAGTTGTTAGAGGAAGGAACCCATTCTGGAAACacccagctgctgtggttctcttccCGGCTGAAAGCACAGAAACATGGTCGAAAATAACAAGTTTagtaaatatacaaaaacaaatgtttctagCTGCATGAGTAAAAAAATTTTCTACTCATTTTGTGATTGAAGTAAAAACATCCAAGTCTGAAACATGGTGAGAAAATCTTACAATTTCTTTGTCATCTCAGCAGAATCCAGAATTGTTCTCATGATACTAAAGTCGATTCCGTTGTGAGGTTTGCCATTTTGGCTCCTCTGCTGGGGAACATAAACAATCAAAATGAGTTTTTCACATAATTCACCAAAAgagattattttattgataattaaGTTTAGgtttattaagaaacaaaaattcgATTAAAGTACAGTAGCCCTTCATCTGTTTCCATGAAGTAAAATTAGCAGTAAGCAATATTTAGACAAACTATCaatctctgattttatttcaatgtcaaattaatataaatattaactAATGAGTCAGTAGTAtctaaacaattaaaattacaatgtCAAACTCAGTGTATTTAATGaaagtaaatattaaacatcaTCTTACTTGgtgaaaaactggaagaaatttCTCTCGTCCCCCAAAATCTGATTCAGCATCTGACACTTCTTGATATTCCTCTTCCTCGTCGGCTTCTTCATCTTCTATATCTGGCACAAAGTCTTTCTCAACGTCATTAAGTTTTCTCTTTCGACCTTgaccacaaacataaaatcacaaaatgtagCATCACACAAAGTCGCCATTTTTTCTTCACGTTTATATGCTTTTTTTGGGAACCAAACTTTCTATTTATGCACAcattaattcacattttttagtttcttttaccCGTTTTTTCATCAACACTGATTACAAATGAATTTGGTTTTAGTCAAACAGAAGCTATAATATCTGACGGAGACATCCACTGTACCTTTTGTCTGTTTGGAAGATTTCTGTTCGGATTCTTCGTCTTCGTGCAGGTCGGAGCCGAGTTCATCTCTGGGATGAGAGAAAACCTCTTTGGCTAAAAGCTGGAGGTACTTCAATGCCCTGGAAGATTTTTGGTTGAGTATTAAACACTGTAGAGTCACTGGAAAAATATAGAACTTCATATTTGCAAGTTGAGAATCCACATGGCTAATAGATGATATGGTTCCTTGCAGACTTTGCATCAAATTTCCTGAATTCTCATAAATTTCCCCAAAGTGTTATGTATAAATTCAAGAGTTCACTAAGAGTTTTGGATATTTCTGCAAACTGTCCAGATCTctgaaaacttttcaaaactgTGTCTACCGTAGTGACATCATGTGACCTACGCTTTAGCAGCTCCTCTCTGGCGACGGCCCCCTGACTGGACCTCCTCTTCAGGTTCAGCAGGAGGATCTGGTTCCTTTTCATCCGGTGGGTCTCTAACTTCCCATTTAGGCTTCTTTCTGACATACTTTCTTTTCGGCTTCAGTGACCCATTTTCCTGCTGAACAGAATTTTCTACAACACTGCCTCCAGTTTTTCCAGTCGGCAGGTccccagcagcagaggcagtTTCTGCAGGTTGTGTTTTCTTGGGTCTTTTTGGTTTTCTAGGAGTTATTACTGTATCAACAGAGTCTGCAGGAATTGTTTGTGGTGattctttttctccatttgtggtcTGTTGTTCaggtgttttagtttttctctgttttgtgggAGTCTTTCGAGAGGTTGCTCCTTTCCCCACTGACTTTCGAGAGGATTTCTGTTTGACCCTTTTAACAATATCCTTGTCATCGGTTTCAAAATCAACATATTTAGAATTTCCCTTTCGTTGTCGTCCTCTTAAGCTATAAGACAAACAAATATCCTGCTCTGATGGCGTATCCAGCCCTGCAAGGAGAGGTTGAATTATTTTACAGTGATTTGCAAAGcaatttttccaaaaaataacattaaaaaaatctgaacggTGTGCACTCCACAtgcaaaattgtgaaaaactgaCATTTCCATCATGGTGTTCACGCCCCATTCCAATTGTAAAACACAATGATTATGCTACAGGGTCAGAGACATACTTAGCAATGAATAAATCCCTTTTATTAACTTTCCCTACAACTCAGAagcaaaatgttgtttgtttgtgaaatcaaactgttctAATTTGACAGTAAAGGATTAGAAACACCTTTAATTTTCtcgaaaatgttttttatgcatcagcaaattaagactttttaaaaatccagtaAAAGCATGATTTCATGACACTTGAAATAACCAACAAATGTTGCTTTCCAGTCATTTGAGATATTGATATAGCATTGATGACATATGTGATCTGAGGTAAGACCCAAAACTATGTTCAAGACATTCTCCATCCCATCTGACAAATTTTACGTGATCAATAAATGAGTGTATTTGTAAGACCCTTGAAAAAGCATATATATACTTTTGCTTCTGCTtcttaaaatctaattaaaatgcattaaccTTCATGATTATAATGTGAAAACAGTTCGAGGAGTGCAAGATAGCGTGTTTCAATAGAAGTAAATTAGAAATGTACACTGTTTTGGAaagaaaagttgtgtttttaaacgCTTTATGTGTCTAAAACATATGAGGTGTGCTTTAACAAACCTTGTCCAGAGTCATCGGGATCCATTGGCTCCAAGTTATTTATGTGAGGGTTGTCCTGCAATAAGCTCCGTCATCTATGGGACATTGTTCAGCTTCGATTTACTGTACACTGGATGAGAGCATGATAATTCAGTaatattgcattatttttttagtttgtttttaagaaactttCAGAACAATTGGAAATAACTACAATGAGTTTAAGCAGAAAACAATTCACTACACATATAATGGAGATATTCAATCCAAATTGCATTCGATTCAGTAAAAGTAAAGGACTAGTTCGCGGTTTAATAGctctatataaaaatatataaaactaataATAGTTTATCAAGTTCAGATTCTAATTTAGAGTTAATCAAATGCAGTACAGACagagaaaagcaataaaatagacATTTACTGAAGATAGGAACCAGATGCTAACTCTGGCGTTATGGAGATATACTGTCACTATGTACACCAGACTCcattgaaaaaaattatactttgcGTTTACTGAGTATTAGCAGAGTTCATACaagaaattaacaaataaaaatcatcacGCTGCATTGTATCACGTTTCCCGTTGTTTCGGTACATTTTTATtcgcaaaataaataaaatagaaagttATTTCAGTTATAAAAGTCGGTTGTTTTCCTAGCAAGTCAGCGCCTTTGAGCCTCGCATTTTGGCTAACACACGGCTAAGCTAACGGGCTAATATAGTAGTAGCCTGTGGTGCTACTTTCACCTCGATACTACGGAAATGAAAATCACCAGTGATCACCACTGATTGCCACCATTAAAACCCAATCGTGAGAGGGTCTTGGACTTCCACCCCGGTGGCAAAGCCTGGAATCCCTCGTACCAAACTCGGGATACCGGACACCAACAGCACGGGATCGAATCCCGAGCGCAGCTCTCGGGAACAAACAGGTGGATGATGATGGACTACGCAGAGCGAAAACCGTCGTAAAAGATACACTACCTACTATTTagtcagaaagaaaaatctgcaaatacctCCAGCGTCGGTCCCGCTTAATCTGATCAACCAGACCTACAATATCACTACATCAGACCGCCATGTTACTGTAGAGGTATGGTGGTCTACACCGCCCCCTGTCAGGACAAAGTGGAATTACAAGAAATTCGTTTCCACATCACTGGTGCCCAAAAGTTGTACTCAAGTAGCCTCAGAGTCACTTATTCTGAAGTCCCTAGCCActtattgaatatatttttgctcaagtaaaggtaaaaagtaATTTCTGTAGTAGCATATTtgtagtaaaaatattcaaagtatAAACAAACATATTATTACTACTGCTGTTGCAAAGTTTGATACATATGGCAgacatattggattttgaggaATTTCCAAGTCAAATTTTCCATTTCAGGggctatttaatttttttcctggtGCTTATATCAAAGATTATATAAATAGCCAACTTGAAGAAGGTTAGGCTTATATTTGTACAGTTTCACCTAATAAATTAGgcttaaaatgactaaatatcaGAATCAAATGTTTGCCTTATATCTATAAGAATttgaacaattatttttcactttaccACAGGAActcattagaatttttttgttgttacaatAAAGAGAACATGGTCCATATCTTTCAAAATGTGAGTTTTCAAGATCTGGAATTcaatctgaaatgaaaaattcaGAAGGTCACTGAAAatgaaagagggggaaaaaagttaactttttgcAGAGAATGTGCTATatgtaaaagtcaaaatgataggtttgtctttttgaaaaacaagcaacacctcagaaacaattaaaatgctCAGTGGGAAGctcttaaaacaaattaattcaagACTTGATTCTTTAgtttggtttgaaaaaaaatgtgcaaaaggcagaaaacaagaagaaaatacattaattaacatttcatcagctgaaaaaaaatctgttaaatattAGAGCTAGAAATAACTGAAATTAACATGTCTAACAACAGCGGATGTAAATCGCAGAGAACATGGACATTAATCTATCAATATCAGGAATACATTAGGAGACAATAACAAATCTGcaaacaggacattttaaattcttttttcccttcatcAGTCGACAAAATGTATTCATGCAGTCTAAAAgtttttctgctgtgtgtgaACTTTATGTAGCTGTAGACTTCATATAATATTAGGATCAGTTTGAGTAGAGGAAACCAATCATATTTAAtctctttttgtgcttttgacACTGAAAATATTGAAGACTAAaacttaatgtgttttttttttgttagtaaGATCCACACAAACAGAAGTGTAACACATTTGTTGGGGATGAAAAGGTTGGAAAAGTCTATTTTACACATAAGAGAAAGGCATTTGACTTTTAGAAACACAGTTACTGAGTTGGTGCTACTTTAATTTTTCTCCTGTCTTTCATCTGATGAAGCCACAGATGTAAATAGAACAAAATGAGGTTAGACAGATCAAACTTATGAGGCACACAGTGTTGTCAGAGAGAACAAAATACGTTCTCAAATAAAATATGCTGACATTCTCACGTTGTGTAGAACCGACTTTACCTTCTACGGTTAACAACAAAGACAGGAAGGTTTTAAAAGAATTAGAAAGAattaaaaactgttgaaaacGCCCAGATAAATGTTGTGACTACATTTAGTGTTAAGTCCACAACTTCATGCTATACGTCCTTCATCAgctcaaagttttatttgtactacacttcctgttgtcgtctcATCTTTAGTAGGAGTAGCCGTCTGTTGCATCATTTATTTTAGCAGCTGATGCAGGATCCTATCAGGCATTTCTCCATCATTTTGCAGCATCAGCATGTGGCTCCATGATGTCAGGCCGTTTCAGGTTCCACTGGTCGATCTGGCGCTGCGTGCCATGAAGCCTGGCTTCCACCTCACTGCTGCCGAAACCGAAGCAGTCCGTCTGTTTCCCATCCACCATCCCGGTTTCTCCTATCGTTTCTCCCTTAATCCTCCCTTTGAGCTCCATTATCTCATCGCTGTTCTCCTCTGATTTGATCATGTCCGCCATGTGCATGTCGATGTGTTCCGGTCCCAGCACGGCTTCCTTGCGGTCCATGTCCAACCACACTGGTCCCGCTGGAGGTTCTAGGGAAGTGTAGTGGAGCTCTGGCTCATCTTGTGAGTGGAGGTTCTGCTGCTCCGGGTGGAGGAACTGGGTTTGGTGCTGCAGG contains:
- the gtf3c2 gene encoding general transcription factor 3C polypeptide 2 isoform X1, which translates into the protein MDPDDSGQGLDTPSEQDICLSYSLRGRQRKGNSKYVDFETDDKDIVKRVKQKSSRKSVGKGATSRKTPTKQRKTKTPEQQTTNGEKESPQTIPADSVDTVITPRKPKRPKKTQPAETASAAGDLPTGKTGGSVVENSVQQENGSLKPKRKYVRKKPKWEVRDPPDEKEPDPPAEPEEEVQSGGRRQRGAAKAALKYLQLLAKEVFSHPRDELGSDLHEDEESEQKSSKQTKGRKRKLNDVEKDFVPDIEDEEADEEEEYQEVSDAESDFGGREKFLPVFHQQRSQNGKPHNGIDFSIMRTILDSAEMTKKFREENHSSWVFPEWVPSSNNWEPVPENELEKYLPQELESAAFKVSRDNLNQEESPLLRLSRFEAMAAHPCRWDMFLFAGGPVWALEWCPTPDGAPASQYIALACHRGMDDLHYVNQTYSEPGLVQLWDCGKLEYNKRPDSQPSLVYGLAQDKGFIWQLKWCPAGGWELPDSVRKAPFLPRLGLLAVATSSGVVTIYSLPHPDALLSNSKLTHSERNNEKPPIYKVRGVITLKLGCIKSLREERSGQVLSMDWLPQKPHNIMAVGFYDGVVGLWDLCTKSSLLRVRESDRSLTLLPYRSILAHDNAVRALVFCPASRYLLTSAGEDRCLKTWDLRRLSNMVKVQKRHLTTELCWPLDSPGVLVGQESAFVPRSSVGVHYVDHYLRSYFAIPRSTSVWSLSYSDWLHTVMSSDTLGDLILSILPLPNCSVKRTSLRRFPAYITSKEPYEAQEGQNKVEEEEGQEAGETEKPINDEDEGGRVGGDSGLHRQFQTYKQAVKKYYLHFKDLDMQRLTGLNKHALWKHMRSTEVTAVMNLDDMPLAALYKARFNPNMSSHVWVGSAGQTGLVRLHCARTFITPQVKTMISNHQAQFSVLYSVQNRSGGVQTAAEQREQHSLPHCTATG
- the gtf3c2 gene encoding general transcription factor 3C polypeptide 2 isoform X2 — encoded protein: MDPDDSGQGLDTPSEQDICLSYSLRGRQRKGNSKYVDFETDDKDIVKRVKQKSSRKSVGKGATSRKTPTKQRKTKTPEQQTTNGEKESPQTIPADSVDTVITPRKPKRPKKTQPAETASAAGDLPTGKTGGSVVENSVQQENGSLKPKRKYVRKKPKWEVRDPPDEKEPDPPAEPEEEVQSGGRRQRGAAKAALKYLQLLAKEVFSHPRDELGSDLHEDEESEQKSSKQTKGRKRKLNDVEKDFVPDIEDEEADEEEEYQEVSDAESDFGGREKFLPVFHQRSQNGKPHNGIDFSIMRTILDSAEMTKKFREENHSSWVFPEWVPSSNNWEPVPENELEKYLPQELESAAFKVSRDNLNQEESPLLRLSRFEAMAAHPCRWDMFLFAGGPVWALEWCPTPDGAPASQYIALACHRGMDDLHYVNQTYSEPGLVQLWDCGKLEYNKRPDSQPSLVYGLAQDKGFIWQLKWCPAGGWELPDSVRKAPFLPRLGLLAVATSSGVVTIYSLPHPDALLSNSKLTHSERNNEKPPIYKVRGVITLKLGCIKSLREERSGQVLSMDWLPQKPHNIMAVGFYDGVVGLWDLCTKSSLLRVRESDRSLTLLPYRSILAHDNAVRALVFCPASRYLLTSAGEDRCLKTWDLRRLSNMVKVQKRHLTTELCWPLDSPGVLVGQESAFVPRSSVGVHYVDHYLRSYFAIPRSTSVWSLSYSDWLHTVMSSDTLGDLILSILPLPNCSVKRTSLRRFPAYITSKEPYEAQEGQNKVEEEEGQEAGETEKPINDEDEGGRVGGDSGLHRQFQTYKQAVKKYYLHFKDLDMQRLTGLNKHALWKHMRSTEVTAVMNLDDMPLAALYKARFNPNMSSHVWVGSAGQTGLVRLHCARTFITPQVKTMISNHQAQFSVLYSVQNRSGGVQTAAEQREQHSLPHCTATG